Part of the Paenibacillus terrae HPL-003 genome is shown below.
TGTCCAAACATTAAATACTATATATTACAAAATAAGATATATAATGTAATTTAAATTTCAAGGAAACGTGGTCAATGATAATTTATAAAGGTACTCGGCATTAAAATTGGGTGGAACAAGGGATAACATACAGAAACGACTAGCGTAGAAGGAATCCATATAGGGCTCACCGAATGGAATATTTGAGGTGATCGTTTTGAATCGCACATTTAAAGTATTGAAGACAGACATGGAATTGTTTGGAGCTGCTTTGGTTCAGTTGCACGTATACGTCGTGTCCGTTGATGAGGAATTGCGTGTGACATTTGAGGATTATGGGGGAATAGTAGAGGAGATTGCGCCGGAATCGGTCAGGATTGCGGGTAAAATTTTTAGGCGAGACCAGCTTGAATTTCGTGTAGAACTAGGAGCAGGAAAGAACGCTGGATGATCTAATAACTCCGCTGGTTTATATCCAGTACGGAGTTATTTTGTCGTACATACTCTTTCACTCCCTTGTATCGATAAATTTCGATGCTAATCGCAACTGCATATCGTGCTATATTATTCGAGCTCATATTGTTGGGTGAATGTCCCTTGAAAAAGTCATACAACGTAGTTTCTATATATACCACCATCACCGAAATCGATATAATGTTCCTATTGTAAGCATTACTGCTTGATAAAATCTTTTGCGGAATCGATCCAAACTACTTATTTTCCCATATTCAAACCTGGTTAGGGGTGCAACATGATAAGCATGGATAAAAAGTCGGACACCGTAATCGTTGTGCTGCACGAGATCTACGGGATTAACCAGCATATACAGCATATGTGCAAATTATTATTGGATCAGGGTTATGACGTTATTTGTCCAGATTTACTGGGAAGAGAAACCCCCTTTGACTATTCGCAAGAAGAAGCTGCCTATCTTAATTTTGTGGAAAATGTAGGCTTTGCCCACGCTTCATCTCAAATTAAAAGCCTGTTATCAAGTATTCGAAATCGCTATAAAAAAATATATATCGTCGGGTTTAGTGTAGGGGCAACGATTGCCTGGCTGTGCAGTGAAGAAAAAGGTATCGATGGAATCGTAGGATTTTATGGTTCACGTATTCGAAATTATTTGGAAGTGACTCCACAATGTCCAACGCTGCTATTTTTCCCACAGGAGGAGCCATCATTTGATGTAGATGAGCTGATTTCAACTTTAGATCATCACCATAATGTCAGGGCATACCAATGTAACGGACAGCATGGATTCAGTGACCTGTACTCTTCGCGATATCATGTACATTCAGCACAAAAATCGTTAAACGAAATGCTGGATTTTTTTCGAGAGAACGGACGACTTCATGAGTGATGAGGTATCGAAGAAAAGGGACGAAATGCCCTGTTTGAACCTCATTGAGGTATAACTTACAATAGCAAATATAATTTGTTAGGCGAAGAAGAGAGTGTACTGGGGTGAACCAAATGAAAGTATTGGCAATTGCACCGTATGAAGGATTAAAAGAGCTGATGATCGAACTGGCGGAAAAAGAGCAATTTGACTTAGAAATAGAGGTTGGGGATTTGCAGGCCGGACTGAAACTGGCCAAAAAGGCTGTTGCAGACGGTGTAAATGTGATCATCAGCAGAGGCGGTACGGCTGAGATGATACAAAAGGAAGTCTTGGTGCCGGTAGTAGAGATTGAAATCTCGGGCTACGATATTTTGCGGGTGCTGACACTGACTAAAAATTACAATGAAAAAACAGCGATTGTCGGTTTTCCGCCAATTGCGCACGGTGCAGCTGCGGTATGCGATGTCATGGATATGGATATATCCACTTACGTCACGGATAAAGATAGCGTTGAGGGATTACTGGTCCGCCTTAAAGCTGAGGGATACAGAATGATTATCGGTGATGTAGTGACTGTGGGCAAGGCTGAGCAGCTTGGACTAAGTGGTGTGCTCCTGACATCAGGAAGAGAAAGTGTACTAAAGGCTTTTCAGAATGCGAAGAAGATACATGAACTGATGGAGAGATTGAAGGACGAATTTATAGTGCCGCATCGTATTGTCAAGGAGTCGTCTACCGGGTTTGTGGTATTTGACGAGAACGGGAAATCTGTATTTGCCAATAATTCTGCTCCGAATCCAGCAGCCTTCGAACAGATGGTCCAGGAAAGGAATGCTTTTTCTGTACTAAAGGAAAAGGGCTTTTTTCAAGGGACATTCAGAACAGATCAGCATAGCTGGCAAGTAGAGGGGGAGCGGCTGGACCGATCGGACCGCATGCTGTACAGCTTCCAGATCAAAAGCAGCAATGACGTGAAGTTTCGGGAAATACAAGGAGTTACGATGATCCTTCCATTTGAAAAGAATATGACCTATATGAATCATATGGATATGGTGAAGTCAGAGCCCATGAAAAAATTAATTGACGAGTCTCTGAAGCTGTCCGAAATGGATGAACATTTTGAGATGCAAGGGCGAGTAGGCACGGAAAAGGAATTGTTAGCTGAATATATTCATTTCAAAAGCCGACGTCACCATGCTCCGCTACTGATCGTGGATGCTTTGTTCATTCCAGAACAGCAATGGGACCGTTTATTTGAAGAGAATACCATACCGCCTGATGGGACTCTCTATGTTAAAAATATAGATTGCGCTAAGCCGGAGCAGCATAAGATGCTATTGCAGTGGTTACTCGGCTCTGCACCTAAAGCCAGATTGGTTACGTCCTGGGCGAAGACCTTCGAGAACGGTGTTCAGGAAGACAGCGCTCTTTATCAGTTATATCAGATCTGTGGTCGGCTTCATATCCATATTCCAGATTTGAAGGAAAGAGGCGAGGATATTATTCGCCTTACCAGCCTTTTAATCCATGAATGCAATGAAAAATTCGGAAAGCAGATTGTTGGACTGCGGCCAGAGGCAGAACAACTGCTCAGAGCATCCGCATGGCCGGGCAATATTGACCAATTACGCAGAATAGTGCATCAGTGTGTCATGCAGACGAATACAGCATATGTGGAAGTACGTGATTTGGAGGCTGAATTATATTCAGCCGACATCACTTATGAGACGGGGATTAATTTACAGGGAACGCTGGAAGAAATTGAACAGGATATTATCCGCAAGATATTTATAGAGGAGAACGAAAATCAGACGAATACCGCCAAAAGATTGGGTATTAACCGCACCACCTTATGGCGTAAGTTAAAATAGTGTACCATGTTATATTTGCGCATAAGTGTGCCCCCTAAAGCTGGAACGAATTTATAAGAAATTCGTTCCAGCTTTAGGGGGCATTTTATTGTAAAAAAGGATCAACAAAGCGATATGATTGTTGCAAAATGAAACGTTATATAAAAGCTTTTCGAAATAAAATAAATTAGTGTTGCTAAATGGAACGTGTTGAATTACAATTTCATTGTAAACGCTTAACAAACATTCGTCAGGGGGATATACATG
Proteins encoded:
- a CDS encoding dienelactone hydrolase family protein — encoded protein: MISMDKKSDTVIVVLHEIYGINQHIQHMCKLLLDQGYDVICPDLLGRETPFDYSQEEAAYLNFVENVGFAHASSQIKSLLSSIRNRYKKIYIVGFSVGATIAWLCSEEKGIDGIVGFYGSRIRNYLEVTPQCPTLLFFPQEEPSFDVDELISTLDHHHNVRAYQCNGQHGFSDLYSSRYHVHSAQKSLNEMLDFFRENGRLHE
- a CDS encoding sigma-54-dependent Fis family transcriptional regulator — protein: MKVLAIAPYEGLKELMIELAEKEQFDLEIEVGDLQAGLKLAKKAVADGVNVIISRGGTAEMIQKEVLVPVVEIEISGYDILRVLTLTKNYNEKTAIVGFPPIAHGAAAVCDVMDMDISTYVTDKDSVEGLLVRLKAEGYRMIIGDVVTVGKAEQLGLSGVLLTSGRESVLKAFQNAKKIHELMERLKDEFIVPHRIVKESSTGFVVFDENGKSVFANNSAPNPAAFEQMVQERNAFSVLKEKGFFQGTFRTDQHSWQVEGERLDRSDRMLYSFQIKSSNDVKFREIQGVTMILPFEKNMTYMNHMDMVKSEPMKKLIDESLKLSEMDEHFEMQGRVGTEKELLAEYIHFKSRRHHAPLLIVDALFIPEQQWDRLFEENTIPPDGTLYVKNIDCAKPEQHKMLLQWLLGSAPKARLVTSWAKTFENGVQEDSALYQLYQICGRLHIHIPDLKERGEDIIRLTSLLIHECNEKFGKQIVGLRPEAEQLLRASAWPGNIDQLRRIVHQCVMQTNTAYVEVRDLEAELYSADITYETGINLQGTLEEIEQDIIRKIFIEENENQTNTAKRLGINRTTLWRKLK